A window of Yoonia sp. SS1-5 genomic DNA:
CTTTCAGCGCCCTTGGCATGATCCACACGGGCAAAAACGGTGGCGCCTGCGCCGGTGACGGCGGCCTCAAGCCCATCAATGGTTTCGCTGACGGAAAGTGGGGATGCTTTGATCATATTTTCGGCCCAAGCTGCTGTTGTCGAAAGCCCGATAAGGGCGGTTGCGATAAGGTGTTTCATGTGTTGCCTCCAATACCAGTGCGCAACTTAAGCCTGAATTTCGCCGCTGATGCCAGCGCCGCCCTTCCCATTTCGCCGCTTTCCGCCTAAGGATCACGGCATGTTGAAGACCCGGATCATCCCCTGCCTTGATGTCGCCGAGGGGCGCGTTGTCAAAGGCGTGAATTTTGTGGACCTCGTGGATGCGGGCGACCCGGTTGATGCGGCGATTGCCTATAATGCGGCGGGCGCGGACGAGCTGTGTTTTCTCGATATCATGGCCACGCAGGAAAATCGCGGTACGATGTTCGATCTGGCCACCCGCACCGCAGAACAGTGTTTCATGCCGCTGACGATTGGCGGGGGCGTGCGTACCCATGAGGATGTGCGCGATCTGCTGCTTGCGGGGGCGGACAAGGTCAGCTTCAACTCTGCCGCCGTGGCCAATCCTGATGTCGTGGCCGAGGCCGCGATGCGGTTTGGGTCGCAATGTATCGTTGTGGCGATTGACGCCAAGACGGTATCGCCCGGAAAGTGGGAAATCTTCACCCATGGCGGACGGCGCGCGACGGGCATAGATGCGGTCGCATTTGCCAGGACGGTCGTTGAAAAAGGGGCGGGGGAGATCCTGCTGACGTCGATGGATCGCGATGGCACCAAGGCGGGGTTCAATCTGCCGCTGACCCGGGCGATTTCGGATGCGGTCAATGTGCCGGTGATTGCCTCGGGCGGGGTTGGCACGCTGGATCATCTGGTCGAAGGGGTGACGGAAGGCGGGGCATCGGCTGTGCTGGCGGCCTCGATCTTTCACTTTGGGACCTACACGATCGGGCAGGCCAAGGCCCATATGGATGCCGCAGGCATACCGGTGCGGCTATGACGCTCGAAGAACTCGCCGCTGTCATCGCCTCGCGCAAGGATGCCGACCCGGGTAGCAGCTGGACAGCCAAGCTGCTGTCCAAGGGGCCGGAAAAATGCGCCGAGAAGTTCGGCGAAGAAGCGATAGAGGCGATTGTCGAGGCGGTCAAAGGGGACCAGGCGGGCCTGACTGCCGAAG
This region includes:
- the hisF gene encoding imidazole glycerol phosphate synthase subunit HisF; the encoded protein is MLKTRIIPCLDVAEGRVVKGVNFVDLVDAGDPVDAAIAYNAAGADELCFLDIMATQENRGTMFDLATRTAEQCFMPLTIGGGVRTHEDVRDLLLAGADKVSFNSAAVANPDVVAEAAMRFGSQCIVVAIDAKTVSPGKWEIFTHGGRRATGIDAVAFARTVVEKGAGEILLTSMDRDGTKAGFNLPLTRAISDAVNVPVIASGGVGTLDHLVEGVTEGGASAVLAASIFHFGTYTIGQAKAHMDAAGIPVRL
- a CDS encoding phosphoribosyl-ATP diphosphatase, which produces MTLEELAAVIASRKDADPGSSWTAKLLSKGPEKCAEKFGEEAIEAIVEAVKGDQAGLTAEAADVLYHLLVMLASLDVPLDDVMAELARRQGMSGIAEKASR